One genomic segment of Salinigranum rubrum includes these proteins:
- a CDS encoding PHP domain-containing protein, translating to MADYHVHSNYSDGRFLWSMARAAEEAGFDAVGFADHCTVSDREEAQHTRARMGYNLDRTYERRREALDAFRERFDLPLYDAIEMDYDPRDESVIERFLDEAAFDYTIGSVHYLDGVNVHFESYFGRKSEAERRDFAARYVDELVALAESELFDVAAHPDLLERNPAFRGLLSRDDYVRLAAAFRDSSTIPEINAGRVLDDYGDVHPTAEFLEVLLDHGVELTLGTDSHAPEELAPRARELERVADEYGIDPVRVV from the coding sequence ATCGCCGACTACCACGTCCACTCGAACTACTCCGACGGCCGGTTCCTCTGGTCGATGGCTCGCGCCGCCGAGGAAGCGGGGTTCGACGCCGTCGGCTTCGCCGACCACTGCACCGTCTCCGACCGCGAGGAGGCTCAGCACACCCGCGCGCGGATGGGGTACAACCTCGACCGGACGTACGAGCGCCGCCGGGAGGCGCTCGACGCCTTCCGCGAGCGGTTCGACCTCCCGCTCTACGACGCGATCGAGATGGACTACGACCCCCGCGACGAATCCGTAATCGAACGGTTCCTCGACGAGGCCGCCTTCGACTACACTATCGGGAGCGTCCACTACCTCGACGGCGTCAACGTCCACTTCGAGAGCTACTTCGGCCGCAAGTCCGAGGCGGAGCGCCGCGACTTCGCCGCGCGCTACGTCGACGAACTCGTCGCGCTCGCCGAGTCGGAACTGTTCGACGTCGCGGCCCACCCCGACCTGCTCGAACGCAACCCCGCCTTTCGGGGCCTGCTCTCCCGCGACGACTACGTCCGACTCGCGGCGGCGTTCCGCGACTCGTCGACGATACCCGAAATCAACGCCGGGCGCGTCCTCGACGACTACGGCGACGTTCACCCCACCGCCGAGTTTCTGGAGGTGCTCCTCGACCACGGCGTCGAGTTGACCCTCGGGACCGACTCGCACGCCCCCGAGGAGCTAGCGCCGCGGGCGCGAGAACTGGAGCGAGTGGCCGACGAGTACGGTATCGACCCGGTTCGCGTGGTGTGA
- the pyrG gene encoding glutamine hydrolyzing CTP synthase, whose product MPKEPETGYDPTLGRKFVFVTGGVMSGLGKGITAASTGRLLANAGFDVTAVKVDPYLNVDAGTMNPYEHGEVYVLKDGGEVDLDLGNYERFLGVDMTSDHNVTTGKVYKHVIERERAGDYLGKTVQIIPHITDDIKRRIREAAEGSDVCIVEVGGTVGDIEGMPFLEALRQFASEESDEDLLFMHVTLVPDSKNGEQKTKPTQHSVKELRSIGLHPDVIVGRNERRLDADTKEKIALFCDIPTEAVFSNPDVDDIYHVPLMVEDEGLDEYVMERLALAGEALPHAERDNRWRELVTRARAEDEPVEIALVGKYGLEDAYMSIHESLKHAGIELGVEVDVNWVDAEKMRENHRERLRAADGVIVPGGFGVRGTDGKVEAVRHARENGVPFLGLCLGFQMAVVEHARNVLGLAGANSAELDPGTPHPVIDILPEQKELDDMGGTMRLGAHETEIEPGTLAAELYGDSCVERHRHRYEVNPEYIGRLESEGLVFSGTAGPRMEILERDDHPFFFGTQFHPEFRSRPDRASPAFVGFLDAAIDERDAKAESEEVTA is encoded by the coding sequence ATGCCGAAGGAACCCGAAACAGGGTACGACCCGACGCTGGGTCGGAAGTTCGTTTTCGTGACGGGGGGTGTGATGTCCGGGCTCGGAAAGGGGATAACCGCCGCGAGCACCGGGAGACTGCTCGCCAACGCCGGTTTCGACGTCACCGCCGTGAAGGTCGACCCGTACCTCAACGTCGACGCGGGGACGATGAACCCCTACGAGCACGGGGAGGTCTACGTGTTGAAAGACGGCGGCGAGGTCGACCTCGACCTGGGTAACTACGAGCGCTTTTTGGGCGTGGACATGACCTCGGATCACAACGTCACGACCGGAAAAGTGTACAAACACGTCATCGAGCGCGAACGCGCCGGCGACTACCTGGGGAAGACGGTCCAGATCATCCCCCACATCACCGACGACATCAAGCGCCGCATCCGCGAGGCCGCCGAGGGGTCGGACGTCTGCATCGTCGAGGTCGGGGGGACCGTCGGCGACATCGAGGGGATGCCGTTCCTCGAAGCGCTCCGGCAGTTCGCCAGCGAGGAGAGCGACGAGGACCTGCTGTTCATGCACGTCACGCTCGTCCCCGACTCGAAGAACGGCGAGCAGAAGACCAAGCCGACCCAGCACTCGGTGAAGGAACTCCGCTCCATCGGCCTGCACCCGGACGTCATCGTCGGCCGGAACGAGCGGAGACTCGACGCCGACACGAAGGAGAAGATCGCGCTGTTCTGCGACATCCCGACCGAGGCGGTGTTCTCGAACCCCGACGTCGACGACATCTACCACGTCCCGCTGATGGTCGAGGACGAGGGCCTCGACGAGTACGTCATGGAGCGACTGGCGCTCGCCGGGGAGGCGCTCCCACACGCCGAGCGCGACAACCGCTGGCGCGAACTCGTCACGCGAGCCAGAGCGGAGGACGAACCGGTCGAGATTGCGCTCGTCGGCAAGTACGGGCTCGAAGACGCGTACATGAGCATTCACGAGTCGCTGAAACACGCCGGCATCGAACTCGGCGTCGAGGTCGACGTCAACTGGGTCGACGCCGAGAAGATGCGCGAGAACCACCGCGAACGCCTCCGGGCGGCCGACGGCGTCATCGTCCCCGGCGGGTTCGGCGTCCGCGGAACCGACGGGAAGGTCGAGGCGGTCCGTCACGCCCGCGAGAACGGCGTCCCGTTCCTCGGACTGTGTCTGGGCTTCCAGATGGCCGTCGTCGAACACGCGCGAAACGTCCTCGGGTTGGCGGGCGCGAACTCGGCGGAACTCGACCCCGGCACCCCTCATCCGGTCATCGACATCCTCCCCGAACAGAAGGAACTCGACGACATGGGCGGGACGATGCGGCTGGGCGCCCACGAGACGGAGATCGAACCGGGCACGCTCGCGGCAGAACTGTACGGCGACTCCTGCGTCGAGCGGCACCGCCACCGGTACGAGGTCAACCCCGAGTACATCGGACGGCTCGAGTCCGAGGGGCTCGTCTTCTCGGGGACCGCGGGACCGCGGATGGAGATCCTCGAACGCGACGACCACCCGTTCTTCTTCGGGACGCAGTTCCACCCCGAGTTCCGCTCGCGGCCGGACCGGGCGTCGCCGGCGTTCGTGGGCTTTCTCGACGCGGCCATCGACGAACGCGACGCGAAGGCCGAGAGCGAGGAGGTGACCGCCTGA